One bacterium genomic window, ATCCCCGCGGGCTCGCTCGAGATCGAGATGCTGCCCATCGACTGGACATTTTGGTGCTACAAGTGCGGCGGCATGATCTCCATGCGCACCTGCCCCCACGGCAAGGAAGACCTCCTGTTCCTCTCCGGCACCGCCCTGCGCAAGGGCCTCAGCGAGGGCGGCGAGATCCCGGCCGAGTTCTCGCGGCCCGAGGTGCTGGCGATCCTGAAGGAGTACTACGCGGGGATCGACGCCGCGAACCGCGTCGAGGTCAAGCTGCACGACGCGGCCACCGGCAAGGGGACCGACAAGAAGAAGTGACCGTCCCGCGCTACTCGGCGCAGGGCGGGCACCCGCGGTCCAGCACGATCTCCCAGCGGCCGGCGACCGTGCGCCGCCAGGTCGAGGTGAAGAAGCCGGCCGGCGAGCCGTCGGGCGCGGTGACCGGGCCGCTCGACAGGCCAAGATCCCCCGCAGCGAGCACCGCCACGTCCAGGGGCGCCCAGGCGAAGGGTGCCTCGTCCCCCTCGAAGAAGCGCGCCCACCCGGCCGCGACCGCCTCGCGCCCGCGCATGATCCCCCGGCCCCCGAAGAAAACCGCGTCCTCGGCCAGGAACGACGTGAAGGCCGCGAGGTCGCGGTCGGCCATCGACTTGGCGAAGTCCGTCTCGGCGGCGCGCAGCTCGGCCTCCAGCGCCGCAACGTCGACCGGAGCTTCGTCGGCCGCCACGATGGCCGGCACGAGCAGGGCCGCGAGCAACACCGCGACGAGCGGACGGTGGATCGACGACATGGGAGCACCATCCTGATCTGAGGGAGCCGGTCTACAGCCGAAGGATACGGTCAATATAGGCCCCGGAGCGGGGCTTGTCCCCGTTCGGGACCGTTGCCGGGGGGGCGGCGCGGCGTTATCCTGGAACCCGCAACGAAGCCGCAATCCCGGATGACCATCTCAAGCGAGGAGACACCGTCATGGTCCACGTCCTGCCCGATCTGAAGTACGCGAAGAACGCGCTCGCCCCGCACATCTCGGCCGAGACGCTCGAATTCCACCACGACAAGCACCACGCGGCCTACGTCGCCAACCTGAACAACCTGATCCCGGGCACGGAGTTCGAGAAGCTGTCGCTCGAGGACATCATCCGCCGGGCCCCGGCCGGCGGCGTGTTCAACAACGCGGCCCAGGTCTGGAACCACACGTTCTACTTCGACGGCATGGGCCCCAAGGTCGGCGACGCGCCGTCCGGCGCCCTGGCCGCGGCCATCGACAAGGCCTTCGGCTCCTTCGCGGCGTTCAAGGAGCAGTTCGGCAAGGCGGCCGTCGGCAACTTCGGGTCGGGCTGGACGTGGCTGGCGAAGGCCGGGGACGGCGGGCTGGAGATCGTGAGCACGAGCAACGCCGGCTCGCTGATCACGTCCGACAAGAAGCCCGTGCTGACCATCGACGTCTGGGAGCACGCCTACTACATCGACACGCGCAACGCGCGGCCCAAGTACGTCGAGAACTGGTGGAACGTCGTGGACTGGAACGTCGCGGCGAAGCACTTCGGCGGTTGACCAAAGACGACCCGCGATGACCACGGCCGAACGGCCGGCGCCGCCCCACTTCCTGGGCCTCGGCGTCGAGCGCGGCCGCATCACCGGCGACGTCACCCCGCACTAAAGCGCGCTCGGCGACGACGGCGTCCGCTTCGTCGCCGAGCGCGAGATCCT contains:
- a CDS encoding nuclear transport factor 2 family protein; the encoded protein is MSSIHRPLVAVLLAALLVPAIVAADEAPVDVAALEAELRAAETDFAKSMADRDLAAFTSFLAEDAVFFGGRGIMRGREAVAAGWARFFEGDEAPFAWAPLDVAVLAAGDLGLSSGPVTAPDGSPAGFFTSTWRRTVAGRWEIVLDRGCPPCAE
- a CDS encoding superoxide dismutase → MVHVLPDLKYAKNALAPHISAETLEFHHDKHHAAYVANLNNLIPGTEFEKLSLEDIIRRAPAGGVFNNAAQVWNHTFYFDGMGPKVGDAPSGALAAAIDKAFGSFAAFKEQFGKAAVGNFGSGWTWLAKAGDGGLEIVSTSNAGSLITSDKKPVLTIDVWEHAYYIDTRNARPKYVENWWNVVDWNVAAKHFGG
- the sat gene encoding sulfate adenylyltransferase (ATP sulfurylase; ATPS; converts ATP and sulfate to 5'phosphosulfate and pyrophosphate; in some organisms this enzyme is involved in the incorporation of inorganic sulfate while in others it is involved in the production of ATP in the reverse direction; the enzyme from Thermus thermophilus is dimeric and binds a zinc ion that is coordinated by cysteine and histidine residues that are not found in all related proteins but is found in some thermophilic organisms), coding for IPAGSLEIEMLPIDWTFWCYKCGGMISMRTCPHGKEDLLFLSGTALRKGLSEGGEIPAEFSRPEVLAILKEYYAGIDAANRVEVKLHDAATGKGTDKKK